A genomic window from Flintibacter sp. KGMB00164 includes:
- a CDS encoding glycoside hydrolase family 3 C-terminal domain-containing protein gives MKHQDILDKLTLEQKIALLSGRDVWSTYPFPKAGVPSMFLSDGPHGVRKQLGEGDHLGINASQPATCFPTAAGIANSWDEELATLCGRTIGKEAACQQVNVLLGPGLNTKRSPLGGRDFEYYSEDPYLGGKMAAAFIRGVQENGISACPKHFAANSQELLRMTSDSVVDERTLRELYLTNFEIAVKEGHPKSIMSSYNKVNGTYANENAHLLTEILRDEWGFDGFVVTDWGGCNSQTAGIKAGSNLEMPGTIGDSDRELMASLKEGKITEGEIDLRVDQLLDVILATHEATAGGKRDFDQEAHHAVARQAAAQTAVLLKNENDLLPLAPNTRVAVIGDMALEPRYQGAGSSLVNPTRLDKPLDCLKASGLDVVGHAQGYLRNGTEDAGLQQAAVQLAAQADVVLLYLGLPEIFESEGMDRSHMRLPANQNRLLEAVAAANPKVVVVLSGGSPVELPWYDKAAAIVHGYLGGQAGAGAMADILTGKVNPSGKLAETYPLVYDDTPNRDFFPGRELTAQYRESIFVGYRYYLTAQKAVRFPFGFGLSYTTFAYSDLKADKEKVTFTLTNTGKRAGAEVAQLYVSRPNSQLFTPLRELKGFAKVFLQPGESRTVTIPLDDKAFRYFNVKTNRWEIEGGEYRLEVGASAADILLTAQVEVEGTGAPIPYDREKLSCYYSAQVQAVPDDQFETLLGRPIPQDKWDRSQPLGYNDSLSQMIYAKGFVARFAAGRLAAIQRKSEEKDQPNLNVLFIHSMPFRGLAKMSNGLVTTEMTASILEACNGHFFRGMGKTIAGFFANGKVKKERSKKL, from the coding sequence GTGAAACACCAAGACATTCTGGATAAGCTGACCCTGGAACAAAAGATCGCCCTGCTCTCCGGCCGGGACGTGTGGAGCACCTACCCCTTTCCCAAGGCGGGTGTGCCCAGCATGTTCCTGTCCGACGGCCCTCACGGGGTGCGCAAGCAGTTGGGAGAGGGCGACCATTTAGGCATCAATGCCAGTCAGCCTGCCACCTGCTTCCCCACCGCCGCCGGCATCGCCAACAGCTGGGATGAGGAGCTGGCCACCCTGTGCGGCCGCACCATCGGCAAGGAGGCCGCCTGCCAGCAGGTCAACGTCCTGCTGGGTCCCGGCCTGAACACCAAGCGCAGCCCTCTGGGCGGGCGCGACTTTGAGTACTACTCCGAGGACCCCTACCTGGGCGGCAAAATGGCCGCCGCCTTCATCCGGGGCGTGCAGGAAAACGGCATCTCCGCCTGTCCCAAGCACTTTGCCGCCAACTCTCAGGAGCTGCTGCGCATGACCAGCGACAGCGTGGTGGATGAGCGCACCCTGCGGGAGCTGTACCTGACCAACTTTGAGATCGCCGTCAAGGAGGGCCATCCTAAGTCCATCATGTCCTCCTACAACAAGGTAAACGGCACCTACGCCAACGAGAACGCCCACCTGCTCACCGAGATTCTCCGGGACGAGTGGGGCTTTGACGGCTTTGTGGTCACCGACTGGGGCGGCTGCAACAGCCAGACCGCCGGCATCAAGGCGGGCAGCAACCTGGAGATGCCCGGCACCATCGGCGACAGCGACCGGGAGCTGATGGCCTCCCTGAAAGAGGGTAAGATCACCGAAGGGGAGATCGACCTGCGGGTAGACCAGCTGCTGGACGTGATCCTGGCCACCCATGAGGCCACCGCCGGCGGCAAGCGGGACTTCGATCAGGAGGCCCACCACGCCGTGGCCCGTCAGGCCGCTGCCCAGACCGCTGTGCTGCTGAAGAATGAGAATGATCTGCTGCCTCTGGCTCCTAACACCCGGGTGGCCGTTATCGGCGACATGGCTCTGGAGCCCCGGTATCAGGGCGCCGGTTCCTCTCTGGTCAATCCCACCCGTCTGGACAAACCTCTGGACTGCCTGAAGGCCAGCGGTCTGGACGTAGTGGGCCACGCCCAGGGCTACCTGCGCAACGGCACCGAGGACGCAGGTCTCCAGCAGGCCGCGGTCCAGCTGGCTGCCCAGGCCGATGTGGTGCTGCTCTATCTGGGTCTGCCTGAGATCTTCGAGAGCGAGGGTATGGACCGCAGCCACATGCGCCTGCCCGCCAATCAAAACCGACTGCTGGAGGCGGTGGCCGCTGCCAACCCCAAGGTAGTTGTGGTCCTCTCCGGCGGCTCTCCTGTGGAGCTGCCCTGGTATGACAAGGCCGCCGCCATCGTCCACGGCTATCTGGGCGGCCAGGCGGGTGCCGGCGCCATGGCCGACATTCTCACCGGCAAGGTAAATCCCTCCGGCAAGCTGGCCGAGACCTATCCCCTGGTCTATGACGATACCCCCAACCGGGACTTCTTCCCCGGCCGGGAGCTCACCGCCCAGTACCGGGAGTCCATCTTCGTGGGCTACCGCTACTACCTTACCGCCCAGAAGGCCGTGCGCTTCCCCTTCGGCTTTGGTCTGAGCTACACCACCTTCGCCTACTCGGACCTGAAGGCCGACAAGGAGAAGGTCACCTTCACCCTCACCAACACCGGCAAGCGCGCCGGCGCGGAGGTGGCCCAGCTGTATGTCTCCCGGCCCAACAGCCAGCTCTTCACTCCCCTGCGGGAGCTCAAGGGCTTTGCCAAGGTCTTCCTCCAGCCCGGAGAGAGCCGCACCGTTACCATCCCTCTGGATGACAAGGCCTTCCGTTACTTCAACGTGAAGACCAACCGCTGGGAGATCGAGGGCGGCGAGTACCGCCTGGAGGTGGGCGCCAGCGCCGCCGACATCCTGCTCACCGCGCAGGTGGAGGTGGAGGGCACCGGCGCTCCCATCCCCTACGACCGGGAGAAGCTGTCCTGCTACTACTCCGCCCAGGTCCAGGCCGTCCCCGACGACCAGTTTGAGACCCTGCTGGGCCGTCCCATCCCCCAGGACAAGTGGGACCGCTCCCAGCCTCTGGGCTACAACGACAGCCTGTCCCAGATGATTTACGCCAAGGGCTTTGTGGCCCGCTTCGCTGCCGGCCGTCTGGCCGCTATCCAGCGCAAGAGCGAAGAGAAGGACCAGCCCAACCTGAACGTTCTCTTTATCCACAGCATGCCTTTCCGCGGCCTGGCCAAGATGAGCAACGGACTGGTGACCACCGAGATGACTGCCTCCATTCTGGAGGCCTGCAACGGCCACTTCTTCCGCGGCATGGGTAAGACCATCGCCGGCTTCTTCGCCAACGGGAAGGTCAAGAAGGAGAGGAGCAAAAAACTGTGA
- a CDS encoding glycoside hydrolase family 3 N-terminal domain-containing protein, whose product MLAINIEDVISVLNTCKPYLIGLAVVLVLAIVAMIACRKMARSKKFLIRGEAALAMVLAIAVTVNLICFGPMSSLISLAMGDGSVTDETAASANELCQTIAEEGIVMVKNEGALPLSNTKLNVFGWSSTNPVYGGTGSGGLSDSYPTVSLLEGLSNAGIEYNTTITDFYTEYRDTRPTVGMWGQDWTIPEPTMEEYDAAGIFENAKEYSDTALIVISRSGGEGADLPTSYDGEDTFEEGGTWGASGVRISSQDDDRDASKHYLELSNREIAMVERVTSEFDNVIVVINAANPMELGWLDQYDSIKGALVMAGPGQTGFNALGEILTGEVNPSAKMVDTYVYDLTQTPTWNNFGNFAYDNVSEFEIEGATPTFVNYVEGIYVGYKFYETAAAEGLIDYDATVQYPFGYGLSYTTFTQEMGPISESNGTITFDVTVTNTGDVAGKDVVQVYYNPPYTNGGIEKASANLIAFDKTDMLEPGASQTLTISFDVEDMASYDTYGAGAYVLEAGDYAISINSDAHTAIASQTYNVPTTITYGDTSPRSTDAVAASNQFAFAEGDVTYLSRANGFANYDEATAAPASYSMSDEAKATFLNNSNYDPNNYNNADDVMPTTGAKNGLKLEDLRGVDYDDPQWDELLDQMTVSEMDTLIAIGGYQTSAINSIGKVQTIDCDGPASINNNFTGKGSIGFPAAVMIAATWNVDLANDFGERIGKMADEMGVSGWYAPAMNTHRSAFAGRNFEYYSEDGVLGGNMAASAILGAQEHGVYAYMKHFALNDQETNRDVMLCTWANEQSIREIYLKPFEIAVKDGGCQAVMSSFNYVGTVWAGACDELLNNVLRDEWGFQGFVLTDYFGNTTYMDSDQAIRGGTDCMLVAYDTPTNHVTDTTSATSVLAMRQACKNILYTTVNSRAYDPANLTDAGLQGWQIAAIAIDVVVGVILVAGAVMIIKKSKKMEDASTQA is encoded by the coding sequence ATGCTTGCCATCAACATTGAAGACGTAATCTCCGTGTTGAACACCTGCAAACCCTACCTGATCGGGCTTGCCGTCGTGCTGGTCCTGGCCATCGTGGCCATGATCGCCTGCCGCAAGATGGCCCGGTCCAAGAAGTTCCTGATCCGGGGCGAGGCCGCCCTGGCCATGGTGCTGGCCATCGCCGTCACCGTGAACCTCATCTGCTTTGGCCCCATGAGCAGCCTTATCTCCCTGGCCATGGGCGACGGCTCCGTCACCGACGAGACTGCCGCTTCCGCCAATGAGCTGTGCCAGACCATCGCCGAAGAAGGCATCGTCATGGTGAAGAACGAGGGCGCCCTGCCCCTGAGCAACACCAAGCTCAACGTGTTCGGCTGGTCCTCCACCAACCCTGTCTACGGCGGCACCGGTTCCGGTGGCCTGTCCGACTCCTATCCCACTGTCTCCCTGCTGGAGGGCTTGAGCAACGCCGGCATCGAGTACAACACCACCATCACTGACTTCTACACCGAGTACCGTGACACCCGTCCCACCGTGGGCATGTGGGGCCAGGACTGGACCATCCCCGAGCCCACCATGGAGGAGTATGACGCCGCCGGCATCTTCGAGAATGCCAAGGAGTACTCCGACACCGCTCTGATCGTGATCTCCCGCTCCGGCGGCGAGGGCGCCGACCTGCCCACCAGCTATGACGGCGAGGACACCTTTGAAGAGGGCGGCACCTGGGGTGCCTCCGGCGTGCGTATCAGCTCCCAGGACGATGACCGTGACGCCAGCAAGCACTACCTGGAACTGAGCAACCGCGAGATCGCCATGGTGGAGCGCGTCACCAGCGAGTTTGACAACGTTATCGTGGTTATCAACGCCGCCAACCCCATGGAGCTTGGCTGGCTGGACCAGTATGATTCCATCAAGGGCGCTCTGGTTATGGCCGGCCCCGGTCAGACCGGCTTCAACGCTCTGGGCGAGATCCTCACCGGCGAGGTGAACCCCTCCGCCAAGATGGTGGACACCTATGTCTACGACCTGACCCAGACCCCCACCTGGAACAACTTTGGCAACTTTGCCTATGATAACGTCAGTGAGTTTGAGATTGAGGGTGCTACCCCCACTTTTGTAAACTACGTAGAGGGCATCTATGTGGGTTACAAGTTCTATGAGACCGCTGCTGCGGAGGGCCTCATCGACTATGACGCCACCGTACAGTATCCCTTCGGCTATGGTCTGAGCTACACCACCTTCACCCAGGAGATGGGTCCCATCTCCGAGAGCAACGGCACCATTACCTTTGACGTGACCGTCACCAACACCGGCGATGTGGCCGGCAAGGATGTGGTCCAGGTCTACTACAATCCTCCCTACACCAACGGCGGCATTGAGAAGGCCAGCGCCAACCTCATCGCCTTTGACAAGACCGACATGCTGGAGCCCGGCGCTTCCCAGACCCTGACCATCTCCTTCGACGTGGAGGACATGGCTTCCTATGATACCTACGGTGCCGGCGCTTACGTGCTGGAGGCCGGCGACTACGCCATCTCCATCAACTCCGACGCCCACACCGCTATCGCTTCCCAGACCTACAACGTTCCCACCACTATCACCTACGGCGACACCAGCCCCCGTTCCACCGACGCCGTGGCCGCTTCCAATCAGTTTGCCTTTGCTGAGGGCGATGTGACCTATCTCAGCCGCGCCAACGGCTTTGCCAACTACGACGAGGCCACTGCCGCTCCTGCCAGCTACTCTATGAGCGATGAGGCCAAGGCTACCTTCCTCAACAACAGCAACTACGACCCCAACAACTACAATAACGCCGATGACGTCATGCCCACTACCGGCGCCAAGAACGGCCTGAAGCTGGAGGATCTGCGCGGCGTGGACTATGACGATCCCCAGTGGGATGAGCTGCTGGACCAGATGACCGTGTCTGAGATGGACACCCTCATTGCCATCGGCGGCTACCAGACCTCCGCCATCAACAGCATCGGCAAGGTGCAGACCATCGACTGCGACGGTCCTGCCTCCATCAACAACAACTTCACCGGCAAGGGCTCCATCGGCTTCCCCGCCGCCGTCATGATCGCCGCCACCTGGAATGTGGATCTGGCCAATGACTTCGGCGAGCGCATCGGCAAGATGGCCGACGAGATGGGCGTGTCCGGCTGGTACGCTCCCGCTATGAACACCCACCGTTCCGCTTTCGCCGGCCGTAACTTCGAGTACTACTCCGAGGACGGCGTTCTGGGCGGCAACATGGCTGCCAGCGCTATTCTGGGCGCTCAGGAGCACGGCGTGTACGCCTACATGAAGCACTTCGCCCTCAACGACCAGGAGACCAACCGCGATGTGATGCTGTGCACCTGGGCCAACGAGCAGTCCATCCGTGAGATCTACCTCAAGCCCTTCGAGATCGCTGTGAAGGACGGCGGCTGCCAGGCGGTCATGTCCTCCTTCAACTATGTCGGCACTGTCTGGGCCGGCGCCTGTGACGAGCTGCTCAACAACGTCCTGCGTGACGAGTGGGGCTTCCAGGGCTTCGTGCTCACCGACTACTTCGGCAATACGACTTACATGGATTCTGACCAGGCTATCCGCGGCGGCACCGACTGCATGCTGGTTGCCTATGACACTCCCACCAACCATGTCACCGACACCACCAGCGCTACCTCCGTGCTGGCCATGCGTCAGGCCTGTAAGAACATCCTGTACACCACTGTGAATTCCCGCGCCTACGATCCCGCTAACCTGACTGATGCCGGTCTGCAGGGCTGGCAGATCGCTGCCATCGCCATCGACGTGGTGGTGGGTGTGATCCTGGTGGCCGGCGCTGTGATGATCATCAAGAAGTCCAAGAAGATGGAGGACGCCTCCACTCAGGCTTAA
- a CDS encoding sensor histidine kinase: protein MSETMPRLFTALAEWGACMLFLLQYSRRLRGPRFWLTAAGALVVQVLWLEGTGSLPVAFWMPAMAVAVGLMFLFLAFCGRSDLLGAGYCTVRAFLLAEFTASLEWQLYAFFVWETKIDGFVPATVFLVVIYGAVFLLAYHLEQRVSQGGDLPRMTGRELLSAASMGLAAFLISNMSFVTANTPFTSSVEQEIANIRTLVDLAGVVILYAYHIQLFELHTRRELDAIKNILQNQYVQYRQSRESIDVINRKYHDLKHQIAVLRAEEDPARRSAFLDQMEEEIQHYEAQNKTGNSVLDTVLTGKSLYCAKHQIKLTCVADGARLSFMDVMDICTLFGNALDNAIECELSIPDKEKRLIHLEVYTKKDFLVIRCENYCPAPPVFQDGLPMTTKADREYHGYGLKSMRYTAQKYGGTMTVQAKDEWFQLTLLFPLEHH from the coding sequence TTGAGTGAGACCATGCCCCGCCTGTTTACTGCTCTGGCCGAGTGGGGAGCCTGTATGCTCTTTCTGCTCCAGTACTCCCGCAGGCTCCGCGGCCCCCGGTTCTGGCTGACCGCAGCGGGCGCACTGGTGGTGCAGGTTCTGTGGCTGGAGGGAACCGGCTCCCTCCCCGTGGCCTTTTGGATGCCCGCCATGGCGGTAGCTGTGGGGCTCATGTTTTTGTTCCTGGCGTTCTGCGGCCGCAGCGACCTGCTGGGTGCGGGCTACTGTACGGTGCGCGCCTTCCTGCTGGCGGAATTCACCGCCTCGCTGGAGTGGCAGCTGTACGCCTTCTTTGTCTGGGAAACCAAGATCGATGGTTTTGTTCCGGCGACCGTCTTTCTCGTTGTGATATACGGCGCCGTCTTTCTGCTGGCCTATCACCTGGAGCAGCGGGTCTCCCAGGGAGGCGATCTGCCCCGGATGACCGGGCGGGAGCTGCTGTCCGCCGCCTCCATGGGCCTGGCCGCCTTTCTCATCAGCAATATGAGCTTTGTCACCGCCAACACCCCCTTCACCAGCTCGGTGGAGCAGGAGATCGCCAACATCCGCACCCTGGTGGATCTGGCCGGTGTCGTCATTCTCTACGCCTACCACATCCAGCTCTTTGAGCTGCACACCCGACGTGAACTGGACGCCATCAAGAACATTCTGCAAAACCAGTATGTACAGTACCGCCAGTCCCGGGAGTCCATCGACGTCATCAACCGCAAATACCACGACCTCAAACACCAGATCGCCGTGCTCCGGGCGGAGGAGGATCCCGCCCGCCGCTCCGCCTTTCTGGACCAGATGGAGGAGGAAATTCAGCACTACGAGGCCCAGAACAAAACGGGCAACTCGGTGCTGGACACAGTGCTCACCGGCAAGAGTCTCTACTGTGCCAAGCACCAAATCAAGCTCACCTGCGTGGCCGACGGGGCCCGGCTGTCCTTTATGGACGTGATGGATATCTGCACCCTGTTCGGCAATGCTCTGGATAACGCCATTGAGTGCGAACTGTCCATTCCGGATAAAGAAAAGCGGCTCATTCACCTGGAGGTCTATACCAAAAAGGACTTTCTGGTCATCCGGTGTGAAAACTACTGTCCCGCTCCCCCCGTCTTTCAGGACGGTCTGCCCATGACCACCAAAGCCGACCGGGAGTACCACGGCTACGGCCTGAAGAGCATGCGCTACACCGCCCAAAAATACGGCGGCACCATGACGGTCCAGGCCAAGGACGAGTGGTTTCAGCTCACCCTGCTCTTCCCTCTGGAGCACCATTAA
- a CDS encoding ATP-dependent 6-phosphofructokinase yields the protein MKKRVGILTSGGDCPGLNATIRGVAKALYQRFGEDVTIVGISNGFSGLINGEWREMKPYEFSGILTVGGTILGTKRTPFKLMRVVGEDDVDKVAEMKKNYAAMKLDCLLCLGGNGTHKTANLLAEEGLNIIGLPKTIDNDIYGTDVTFGFHSAVDIATEAIDRVHTTAGSHSRCMLVELMGNKAGWLTLYAGIAGGADIILIPERPYTIEKVCAAIENRAKQGKHFSILAVAEGVYDVKESRMKKKERLAKRKEEGITTATNRIARQIEEMTGFETRTCVPGHTQRGGSPSPYDRVLATQFGSYAAKMVEDGNFGITVAMKNNHVGENKLADIAGKSRLVPDGHGMLEVARRMGISLG from the coding sequence ATGAAAAAGCGAGTGGGTATCCTGACCTCCGGCGGTGACTGCCCGGGGCTCAACGCGACTATCCGCGGTGTGGCCAAGGCCCTCTACCAGCGCTTTGGGGAGGACGTGACCATCGTCGGCATTTCCAACGGCTTCTCCGGTCTCATCAACGGCGAGTGGCGGGAGATGAAGCCCTATGAATTTTCCGGTATCCTTACCGTAGGCGGCACCATCCTGGGCACCAAGCGCACGCCCTTCAAGCTCATGCGGGTGGTGGGCGAGGACGATGTGGACAAGGTGGCTGAGATGAAGAAGAACTACGCCGCCATGAAGCTGGACTGCCTCCTCTGTCTGGGCGGCAACGGCACCCATAAGACGGCCAATCTTCTGGCTGAGGAGGGCCTCAACATCATCGGCCTGCCCAAGACCATCGACAACGATATCTACGGCACCGACGTGACCTTTGGTTTCCACTCTGCCGTTGACATTGCCACCGAGGCCATCGACCGGGTCCACACCACCGCCGGCAGCCACAGCCGCTGTATGCTGGTGGAGCTGATGGGCAACAAGGCGGGCTGGCTCACCCTGTACGCAGGCATCGCCGGCGGCGCAGATATCATCCTCATTCCCGAGCGTCCCTACACCATTGAAAAGGTGTGCGCCGCCATCGAGAACCGGGCCAAGCAGGGCAAGCACTTCTCCATCCTGGCGGTGGCCGAGGGCGTCTATGACGTCAAGGAGTCCCGTATGAAGAAGAAGGAGCGTCTGGCCAAGCGCAAGGAGGAGGGCATCACCACCGCCACCAACCGCATCGCCCGCCAGATCGAGGAGATGACCGGCTTTGAGACCCGCACCTGTGTCCCCGGACACACCCAGCGGGGCGGCAGTCCCTCTCCCTACGACCGGGTGCTGGCCACCCAGTTCGGCTCCTACGCCGCCAAGATGGTGGAGGACGGTAACTTCGGTATCACCGTGGCCATGAAGAACAACCACGTGGGAGAAAACAAGCTCGCCGACATTGCCGGCAAGAGCCGCCTGGTCCCCGACGGCCACGGCATGCTGGAGGTGGCCCGGCGCATGGGCATTTCCCTGGGATAA
- a CDS encoding LytTR family DNA-binding domain-containing protein — protein MIRIAVAEDDLSWAHQLQTYVDQYARESGKSFEVSLFADGEDLLEQYHGQFDLVFLDVQMRFLDGMATAELIRRTDPEVIIIFITNMAQYAIRGYEVDALDYMLKPVGYTTFAQRLSRALSRMRRRERTYITVPIKGGAMKLAVEDITFVESQGHRLIYHTAEDEYISAGTIKDAEEKLEGYHFFRSNKGYLLNLAHVDGIQDNCALVGEHKLLISRSRKAPFLEALTAYMGGGTR, from the coding sequence ATGATCCGAATCGCTGTGGCTGAGGACGATCTGTCCTGGGCTCATCAACTGCAAACCTATGTGGACCAATACGCCCGGGAATCGGGTAAAAGCTTTGAGGTGTCTCTGTTTGCCGATGGAGAGGATCTGCTGGAGCAGTATCATGGACAGTTTGATCTGGTTTTTTTAGATGTCCAGATGCGCTTTCTGGATGGAATGGCCACCGCGGAGCTGATCCGCCGCACCGACCCGGAGGTCATCATCATCTTTATTACCAACATGGCCCAGTACGCCATCCGAGGCTATGAGGTGGACGCGCTGGACTACATGCTCAAGCCGGTGGGCTACACCACCTTTGCCCAGCGGCTGAGCCGGGCGCTGAGCCGGATGCGCCGCCGGGAGCGTACCTATATCACCGTCCCCATCAAAGGAGGGGCCATGAAGCTGGCGGTGGAGGATATCACCTTTGTGGAAAGCCAGGGCCACCGTCTTATCTACCACACCGCGGAGGATGAGTATATCAGCGCCGGGACCATCAAGGACGCGGAGGAGAAGCTGGAGGGCTACCACTTCTTCCGCAGCAACAAGGGCTATCTCCTGAACCTGGCACATGTGGACGGAATCCAGGACAACTGCGCCCTGGTGGGAGAGCATAAGCTGCTCATCAGCCGTTCCCGCAAGGCCCCCTTCCTGGAGGCCCTCACCGCCTACATGGGAGGTGGCACCCGTTGA